DNA from Sphingomonas psychrotolerans:
ATCGGCTCGCCGACACCCTGTTCCTCGTCGCCCCCGTCTGGCCGGACGCATCGCGTGATGCCGCGGCGCTGATCCAGGCCGCCGCCGAGCGGATCGACGCCACCGCCGCCCGCCTCGCCGGCGCCCCGCTCCCCGCGCCGGTACGTGCCGATCCGCAGGAAGTCGCGCTCACCCCGGTGCTCGCGCCGGGCCGCTATGGCGAGATGGTCGCGCGCGCCAAGGACTATATCGCCGCGGGCGACATCTTCCAGGTCGTGCTCGCCCAGCGCTTCACCACCCCCTTTGCGCTGCCCCCGTTCGAGCTCTACCGCGCGCTGCGCCGGGTGAACCCCTCACCTTTCCTCTACCACCTCGATCTTCCCGGCTTCGCGCTCACCGGCTCGAGCCCCGAGATCCTCGTCCGGGCGCGCGACGGCGAGATCACCATTCGTCCGATCGCCGGCACGCGCCCCCGCGGCAAGACCGCGGCCGAGGACGAAGCCAATCGCACCAGCCTGCTCGCCGATCCCAAGGAGCGCGCCGAGCATCTGATGCTGCTCGATCTCGGCCGAAACGATGTCGGCCGCGCCGCCGACGCGGGCAGCGTGCGCGTCACCGACAGTTATACCGTCGAATTCTACAGCCACGTCATGCACATCGTCTCGAACGTGGTCGGCATGCTCCGCCCCGGCAGCGACGCGCTCGACGCTTTGTTCGCGGGCTTCCCCGCGGGGACGGTCAGCGGCGCGCCCAAGGTCCGCGCCTGCCAGATCATCGCTGAGCTCGAGCCCGAAACGCGCGGGCCTTACGCCGGCGGCGTCGGCTATTTCTCGCCCGATGGATCGATGGACAGCTGCATCGTGCTCAGAACCGCGTTGGTGAAGGACGGCGTGATGCACGTCCAGGCCGGCGCCGGCATCGTCGCGGACTCAGACCCGGCCTCCGAACAACGCGAATGCGAGGCCAAGGCCGGCGCCCTGTTCGCCGCCGCGCGTGAGGCGGTGGCGCGGGCCAGCGAGGCCGGGTTCGGGCAATAAAATCCCTCTCCCATCGGGAGAGGGAGAAGATTACGGCGCCGTCGCCCGAGCGGCTTTGGCCTTCTGGTCGAGCCGCTCCTGATACCATTGCCGGATCGCCGCCCGGGTGCATCCGGTCTGGCCGCCCGTCCCTACCGGCGAGCAGCTGTTGGGCAGCCCGGCGCGATTGAACTGCTCGACGCTCTCGACGCGATTGGTCCACGCGTTGGAGGTGGGCCCTTCCTTGGGCTGATCGCGGAAGCGCTTCGGGATCCGATACGGGGATTCCCCGGCATTGGCACACACCACGATCTCGTCGGGGCTCTCCGCCTTGGGGCATTGCTCGTCGCCGTAAACCAGGATCGAACGCACGCGCTTGGGCGGCCCCTCGCCCTGGCCACTGTCCTGGGGGACCATGGCGGGGCCGGCGATCAGCGCCGCGAAGAGCAAGGTGGAAAGCATGGATACTCCTTAGACAGCGAACGTGGCCCTCTGCGCGGCCAGCGTTGCCGCCGCACTATGGCCGCGCCAAGGCAATTCTGGGCCAAGGCAATTGTGAGAAAGCGCGAAACGCCTTAACCGGGCCTGCATGATCCTCGTCCTCGACAATTATGACAGCTTCACCTGGAACCTCGTCCATTATCTGATGGAGCTGGGCGCCGAAGTGCAGGTGGTCCGCAACGACGCGCTCACTGCGCGCGACGCGATCGCCAGCAACGCCCGGGCCTTCCTGATCTCGCCGGGTCCATGCACCCCCAACGAGGCGGGGATCAGTCTCGATCTCGTCGCCGCCTGTGCCGAGTTGAACAAGCCGCTGCTTGGGGTTTGCCTCGGCCATCAGGCGATCGGCCAGCATTTCGGCGGCCAGGTGGTGCGCGGAGGGCTGATGCACGGCAAGACCTGCCCGGTCGAGCATGATGGCACGGGGCTGTTCGAGGGCCTCCCCTCGCCCTTCACCGCGACTCGCTATCACTCGCTGATCGTCACCGACATTCCCGACAACCTCATCGTCAACGCCACCGCCGACGATGCCTCGGTGATGGGCTTCCGCCACAAGGAACTGCCGATCCACGGCGTCCAGTTCCATCCCGAGAGCATCGCTACCGAGCATGGCCATGCGATGCTGGCGAACTTCCTGCGGCTGGCAGGAATCGAAGCGAAGGCGCTCGCCTGACCGACCTGCGTCAGGCGTCGGCGATCCCGGCATCGCTCCAGCTGCTCAGCCAGCCGCAAAACACCGAGGTCGCCACCACTGCGAAGCTGAAATTGGCGTCGGTCTCAAACAGCCAGACGCCCACCCCGCCCAAGATGCCACCGGCAAGCGCCCATGCTGTGCGGCTCCGCGCCGGCGCGAACGATCCGCCAAAGGCGAGCATTGCGAGCGCACCGACACCGTTGATCGGCAGCGCTACGATCGTCCCAATCACCATGGCAGGCAAGCACAGCCCGACCAGCAGCAGCACCGATTGCGGCTCGATGACAATCGGCGCCGGCAGTTTCAGATAGAGATCGGCAAGCGCTGCCGTCAGCACAAACACCGGTCCGGCAGCGACCGAGGCCAGGCCGATCCCCGACCAATGATTTCCAGCTCTCGGCATTCTTCAGTCCTCCCGGTTGGAGGGGCGCGGCCACCTGCATGACCGCGCACCATTCGTCATGCGCGCGCCGTCCGCTCGTGCTGGTCGCCCAGCCAGCCGTTCACCTTGCGGCCGAAATGCGCGATCGCGCCCATGTTGAAGAAGTGCATCGCGCCCAGCACGACCACCGCCAGTCCGACCTTGCCGCTCAGGAAGCGGATCGCATCGGGGATGGTGTGCGGCTCGGCACCGAGGCTCAGCGTTAGCGTGATGAAACCGATATTGATGAGGTAGAAGCCGACCACGAGCAGATGGTTGGTCGATTTGGCAAGCCGCTCGTCATGGCTGAAGCATTCGATCAGGAACACCTCGCCATTCTTCGACAGCGTGCGTGCGACCCAGATGGTGACCGCCAGCGTGATCACGAGATAGAGCGCATAGGAAATCTCGATCATGATGCATCCTTTCATTCTGTAATTTCTGTACTTTCAGAAATAAATGTGCGTGCGGGAACGGCTACGGCATCGCTGGCCCCCCATTATTCGCTGCTGCGTTTCTTGCCCGGCGTGACGAAGCGGGCGACCTTGCCCCCCAGCTTCATCAGCGTGACGAGGGTTGGCTTGGGAAGCCCGCGGACCTGGTCGTACCAGCTGCTCAAGGTCGAGATGAATTCGTGCATCCGCGTTATCCGCTCGCGCACATGCGCCGGCGCACTGGTATCGCTCGCCAGTTGCCCGGCAAGCTCGGCGAGCAATGCGACGGTGGGATCGATTTCGCGCCGCTTGCGCTCCGCCGAGATGCGTATCAGCATCTCCCACAGGTCCGTCTCGGCGACGAAATGGTCGCGCCGGTCGCCCTCGACATGCACCCGCCGGACGATGCCATAGCCATGCAATTCCTTGAGCGCGGTCGATACGTTGGATCGTGCAAGCACGAGCTGGTCGACAATGTCGTCGGCCGGCACCGGGTGATCGCTCAGGTACAGCAAGGCATGGACCTGTGCGACCGAGCGGTTCACGCCCCAATGCGTTCCCATTTCCCCCCAGTGAAGGATGAAGGCCCTGGCGGCGGGAAGATCGGTCAGTGGCATATCGTTTCTTTCTGTTATTTCAGAAATAACAGGATCAACCGTCAGGCGCAAGTGCATACCTTCTGTTGCAGAGAGTTGGCGCGATTGCGCCCCTCCGCTAGGCCGCAGCGTTCTGTGCGGCCTTCATCAGGGTCCGCCGATCCCGCTCCGGAGCACACGCAATGCGAATGATAGGCCTGATCGGCGGGATGAGCTGGGAAAGCTCCGCCGAATATTATCGCATCTTGAACCAAGGGGTCCGGGACCGCCTCGGCCCGACGGCGTCGGCGCGTTGCCTGCTCTGGTCGTTCGACTTCTCCGAGATCGAGGCGCTCCAGCACCAGGGCGATTGGCAGGGGCTGATCGCGCGCATGGTCGATGCCGCCCGCCGCCTCGAAGCCGTCGGCGCGGAGATGCTGCTGATCTGCACCAACACCATGCATCGCATGGCGCCCGAGGTTCAGGCAGCCGTGCGCATTCCCTTGCTCCACATCGCCGATCCCACCGCAGAGCGGATCAAGGCCGAAGGCTTCGGCAAGGTCGGGCTGCTCGGCACCGCCTTCACGATG
Protein-coding regions in this window:
- a CDS encoding anthranilate synthase component II, whose translation is MILVLDNYDSFTWNLVHYLMELGAEVQVVRNDALTARDAIASNARAFLISPGPCTPNEAGISLDLVAACAELNKPLLGVCLGHQAIGQHFGGQVVRGGLMHGKTCPVEHDGTGLFEGLPSPFTATRYHSLIVTDIPDNLIVNATADDASVMGFRHKELPIHGVQFHPESIATEHGHAMLANFLRLAGIEAKALA
- the trpE gene encoding anthranilate synthase component I, whose amino-acid sequence is MIEGVEAARAALAAGRPALLWRRQVADTETPVAAALKLVEPGRGDFLLESVEGGSVRGRHSLIGLAPDLVFRATGAEAAINPHWLTDREAFAPCPEPTLDALRSLVQSCRMEVPAELPRALACLVGYFSYETVGLVEKLPRPPANPIGVPDMMFVRPTVILIFDRLADTLFLVAPVWPDASRDAAALIQAAAERIDATAARLAGAPLPAPVRADPQEVALTPVLAPGRYGEMVARAKDYIAAGDIFQVVLAQRFTTPFALPPFELYRALRRVNPSPFLYHLDLPGFALTGSSPEILVRARDGEITIRPIAGTRPRGKTAAEDEANRTSLLADPKERAEHLMLLDLGRNDVGRAADAGSVRVTDSYTVEFYSHVMHIVSNVVGMLRPGSDALDALFAGFPAGTVSGAPKVRACQIIAELEPETRGPYAGGVGYFSPDGSMDSCIVLRTALVKDGVMHVQAGAGIVADSDPASEQRECEAKAGALFAAAREAVARASEAGFGQ
- a CDS encoding aspartate/glutamate racemase family protein, which codes for MRMIGLIGGMSWESSAEYYRILNQGVRDRLGPTASARCLLWSFDFSEIEALQHQGDWQGLIARMVDAARRLEAVGAEMLLICTNTMHRMAPEVQAAVRIPLLHIADPTAERIKAEGFGKVGLLGTAFTMEHDFYKGRLSERHGLEVIVPRDADRITVHRIIYEELVAGKVIASSRDAYRAVIARLVEDGAEAIILGCTEIMLLVRPEDSPVPLFDTTRIHAEAAISAALNS
- a CDS encoding GbsR/MarR family transcriptional regulator, which produces MPLTDLPAARAFILHWGEMGTHWGVNRSVAQVHALLYLSDHPVPADDIVDQLVLARSNVSTALKELHGYGIVRRVHVEGDRRDHFVAETDLWEMLIRISAERKRREIDPTVALLAELAGQLASDTSAPAHVRERITRMHEFISTLSSWYDQVRGLPKPTLVTLMKLGGKVARFVTPGKKRSSE